The uncultured Dysgonomonas sp. genome contains the following window.
TGTATATGGTAGGGACGATTCCGGCAGTTCCGAAACCTATAATCATAAATGCAATAATGGTAGTTATAAAATGGGGAAAAGCTACCGCGGTAAACAGACCAACAGATATAAGGATTCCTCCTGTTTGTATAACTCTTTTTCTACCCCATTTCTGGGTTGCTTTATCTATCAGGAAACGACCCGATGCCATGGTTATCATATAAGCAGCCAGTCCTATTGGTGCCAGATGATTTGGTGTACCCACTACATCTATGAGATACAGTCCACTCCAGTCGGACATCGCTCCTTCTGCTGCCATTCCGCAAAATGCCACTATGCCTAGCAGGAAAAGGAATGTTTCGGGTTTATCTTTCTTCTTATCAGCTGCTTGGGTAGGGTCTTTTTCTTTCTTCAGGTCTGCCTGCAAAAACGGCCTGTTGATGATTAGCGTAATAAAGACAAGTAGTCCGATAATTGCAAAATGATAGATGGGCAACAACTTCAATGAGGCCATCAGCAGCCCGACACTGGCTCCGGTGAGTCCGGCAAAACTCCATCCTCCGTGAAAGGATGCCATAATAGGTTTGTTGTAAGTCGTTTCCAGAGTTACAGCCTGCGTGTTGACTGATATATTGCAGAAGTTTCCGAAGAAACCGAAAACAATAAGGCTGATAATCAGTGCATATTCACTGGCTGATAACCCGATGAACAGCAGGGCTACTACATATCCTATAAGAGCTATAGGTAATATCTTCTTACTTCCGACTTTCGAAATAAGCAGGCCGGAAATTGTCATTCCGCATATTTGCCCTATTGGTATCATCAGTAGAATTGTGCCCCATGCTGCATCTCCCAGTCCTAATGTTGTTTTTATGTCGGGGATGCGGCTCGCCCAACTCGAGAAGCATAATCCTGTGCAGAAATACAGGCAAAAGATTGCTATCCGTATGCGTCCTTTTGATATTGTTTGTATTTTATTCTCCATTATTTACGAGCGATAAGCTCTATTTTGTTCAACCATTTTTCCCGCTGTTCGGGAGTCGATGTTTTTATTGTTGCCAAATAAGTAGTCCGGATATTCTTTATTCCGCAGAATGCTCCGATATCTTTCCTGATCATCTTCCCTCCAATGTCTTTTACGATCCATTTGTAATAGAATACAGGGGCATCCATTGTGCTGATTATTTCGGAAGTCTTTCCTGTAAACAGTTTCTTGGGAAACGGCGACTTTTCCTGATACTCGAATGTAAATCCCGGGAGGAATATACGTTCTATGAACCCTTTCAATAGTGCTGGTGGTGATGCCCACCATGTAGGGTAAATCCAGACAATATGTTCTGCCCATTTCAGCTTTTCCCATGCTTCCAGCAAATCAGGCTCTAACTCTGTCCGCTTACGGTAACCGTACATCAGGATGGGATTGAAAGCCATATCCGAAAGGATAATTTCTTCTACTTCATTCCCTTTCGCTAAAGACCCTTTTTTGTAGCTTTGGTGCAATCCGAAACAGAAGCTTTCCCTGTCGGGATGGCCGTTAATAATTAGTACCTTTTTCATCTTAGTAATACGACTGCTTTATTTCTTTATATAAAGAATTGAACTCGGCTAATTCTTCATTGATAAACGCATTTATCATAGCCCTGTACACTTTCTCTGCCACCACAGGGTTTAGACCGGATTCTTCAGCCAAAGTTCTCACTTTGGATATTACGGAGCTTACTCTGTCAGAAGCAACAACATCCTGCGCCGATTGTTTGAACCGGGTGGCTTGTGATACAAATTTACTACGTTTTGCAATCAATCCGACCAGTTCCGCATCTATTTTATCAATGTTCATCCTCACTTCGTCAAGAGAGCAATGCAGGGCTTCATTTTGTGATTTCATACCAAAACTGTTATGTATTTAACGTCAGGAACTTCAAAAACGTTTCCTTCGTTTTTCCGCTCTCTAACGATTCGCGTGCCTCAGCAATTGCATCCTCGAAAGAAAGTTGCGGATTTATAGTTTGTATTGCTGTTGCCGCATTTGCTATCACGGCATTTGCCTGAGCTTTGGTTGCCGTGTTACTGATAACGTTATCGAATATCTTTGAAGCATCTTCGGGAGTATTACCTCCATCCAGTTCCATCTCCAGGCAACGGTCAAATCCGACCTGTTCGGGAGTATAGATTTTCTCTTCAAATTTATTGATTATCTTGAAATCCCCTGTTAGTGAAATCTCATCGTATCCGTCTAAACCATGTACGATAGAATAATCAACATCGGTCTGTTGGTACATGTAGGAATACAACCGCGCCATTTTCAGGTTGAAAACACCCAATACCGTCCTTTTGGGTTTTATAGGGTTTACAACAGGCCCCAGCATGTTGAAGAATGTCCGTACTCCCAGGGCTTTGCGAACGGGCGCAACCACTTTCAGGGCATTGTTGAACAATGGGGCATGCATATAAGCGATATTGGTTTTATCAAGCGACTCTTCCAGCTTACTGACATCGGCGGTGAATTTAACTCCATGCTGTTCCATCACATTCGATGCGCCACTGACCGAGGTAGCTCCGTAGTTACCGTGTTTGGCTACTTTATATCCTGCTCCGGCTGTAACAAAACAGGCAAGAGTGGATATATTAAAGGTATTTTTGTTGTCGCCGCCTGTACCTACAATGTCTATCGGATTATATGCGGCCAGTGCATCTACATTTGCCCGCAAATCCAGCAGTGCATCTGCAAATCCGAGGAATTCGTCTACACTGATGCTCCGCATAAGGAATACGCTGATAAACGCGGCAATCTGGGATTCATTGTAGTTGCCTGCTGCCATATTGGTCAGTATTTCTTTTGCCTCGGTACGGTTGAGGTACTGATGTTCGAAAAGCCTGTTGAGTATCTGTTTCATAGAGTTGGCTCCTCCAACCTCCCCGGAGGGGAGGCTTTGACGAGGGTCTTTTTATATTATTTGTTATATTTGTTTTCTGACGCTAGTCCGAAAGTCCCCCTCCGGGGGATTAGGGGGCTACACTAATTTTTCCAATGTATCCGTTGTTTTGGCAATTTCTTCGTCGCTCAACTCATGGTTAGATAATTCTCCATCGAAATAACGGTCATAAGAAGCCATATCGATAAGTCCATGACCTGAGAGGTTGAACAGAATTGTTTTTTGCCTGCCCTCTTCTTTTGCTTTCAAGGCTTCCTGAATGGCTGCATAAATGGCATGCGATGATTCAGGGGCCGGAATTATACCTTCCGATTTAGCAAATAATATGGCGGCCTCGAATGTATCTAGCTGCTTCACATCCACAGCCTCTATATATCCGTCTTTTTTCAATTGGCTGACGATAGTTCCCGCTCCATGATAACGGAGTCCTCCGGCATGAATATTAGCGGGTGCAAAATTATGGCCTAAAGTGTACATCGGCAGAAGAGGGGTATATCCTACTTCATCCCCAAAGTCATACTCAAATTTACCACGGGTTAATTTCGGGCATGACGCTGGTTCTGCCGCCACAAGACGGATATCTTTTCCTTCGGTCAGTTTATGACGCAAGAATGGAAACGTAATTCCGGAGAAGTTAGAGCCACCTCCGAAACAACCGATTACTACATCCGGATATTCTCCTGCCATCTCCATTTGCTTTTCTGCCTCCAGACCGATGATGGTCTGGTGAAGCGATACATGATTCAATACACTGCCTAAGGTATATCTACAGTTTGGAGTATTTAAAGCCAATTCCACCGCTTCGGAGATAGCTGTTCCAAGGCTTCCCTGATAATTAGGGTTTTCTGTAATAATCTTACGTCCCGCTTTGGTACTCATGCTTGGCGATGCTATAACCTCCGCGCCATATGTCTGCATGATCGAACGACGGTAAGGTTTTTGGTGATAGCTTATCTTTACCATATAAACAGCCAGATCCAGACCAAAGTGATTTGCTGCGTATGATAAGGCGGCACCCCATTGCCCTGCGCCAGTTTCGGTTGTTATATTTGTTATCCCCTGCTCTTTACAGTAATATGCCTGTGCTATTGCCGAGTTTAGTTTGTGTGAGCCTACAGGGCTGACACTTTCATTCTTAAAATAGATATGAGCGGGAGTATCCAGCGCCTTTTCCAAACCATAGGCACGTACTAATGGTGTAGGGCGGTAATTTTTATATAATTCCCTTATTGGTTCAGGGATTTCTATCCAACGGTCGGTATCGTTTAATTCCTGTTTGGCAAGTTCTGTCGCGAATATTGGTTCTAAGTCACTTACTTCTAACGGTTTTTTTGTTCCCGGGTGAAGTGGCGGTAGCGGTTTGTTTTTCATATCCGCAACAATGTTATACCAGCTTCTGGGAATGTCGTTTTCGCTTAAAAGGATTTTCTTGTTCATGATTTTGTTAGTTAACGAGTTGACGAGTAAACAAGTAGACAAGTTTAAACTCATATCTTGTATCTTGTTTACCTGTATCTATAAATTAGTTATTTAAAAAATTTCTTACTATCGTTTCACCGGTTGGTGTCAGTACCGATTCGGGATGGAATTGGACCCCATGTATATCATATTCTTTATGACGGAGCGCCATTATCTGTCCGTTATCGTCTACCGCGGTAACTTCGATGCTTTCCGGTAAATCATTATTATCCACTATCCATGAATGATAACGCCCCACTTCCAGGGTTTTATCTAACCCGTTGAACAGGTAATCGGGCCTTATAACTTCTATTCTGGTGGCCACCCCATGATAAACATCTTCCAGATTGGACAGTTTCGCACCAAAGGCTTCTCCTATTGCCTGATGTCCCAAGCAAACACCAAGTATAGGTTTCTTTCCTGCATATTCTTTTATCAGAGGTAAAAGCAATCCGGCTTCGGACGGGATACCCGGCCCTGGAGAAAGTATTATCTTGTCATACTTTGCAATATCTTCCAAAGCAATTTTATCATTTCTATATACATCCACATCAGTAAAACCTAATTCTTTAACCAGATGAACAAGATTATATGTGAATGAGTCGTAGTTGTCGAAAATGAGGATTGGGCCCCTCCTAGCCTCCCCTAAGGGGAGGGATTGATTAGATGGCTTCATAATATATATTTTTTTCATTTTTCTGTGCTTGTCTTGAATTCCCCCTTCGGGGGATTTAGGGGGCTTAATTTTTTAATTCTACTGCTGCTTTCACAGCTTTGGCCAATGCTCCCAGTTTATTTTTTACTTCCATGACTTCTGTTTCAGGGTTCGATTTGGAAACTATTCCTCCTCCTGCCTGATAATAAAGTGTACTGTTACGGCTAAGGAAAGTACGGATAGTAATGGCCTGATTGAGGTCGCCATTGAATCCGATATACCCGATACAGCCTCCATAAACACCACGCATTTGCTTTTCTATGTCGCGTATCAGTTGCATAGCTCTTACCTTAGGCGCACCGGATAGTGTTCCTGCGGGAAAAGTGTCTGCAAAAACAGAAATGTTATTCCTGTCATTGTCTACTATACCGCTCACACGAGAAACCAGATGGATAACATGTGAATAGAACTGTACATTTTTATAGAAATCCACTTTTACATCGTGGCAATTACGGCTGAGGTCGTTGCGGGCAAGATCGACGAGCATGACGTGTTCGGCATTTTCCTTTTCGTCTTTGAGTAAATTCTCGGACAGAATGCGGTCTTTCTCATCATCTCCTGTACGGAAATAAGTACCGGCAATAGGGTCTATATATGCTTTCCCTTTTGTTATTTTGCAGTGTGTCTCGGGTGAAGAACCGAAGATTCGGAAAGAACCGAAATCGAAGTAAAATAAATATGGGGAAGGATTAATGGAACGCAAGGAACGATATACTTTAAAGTCATCTCCTGCAAATTTCTGCGTAAAGCAACGTGAAAGGACAATCTGGAACACATCCCCCCGTTTGCAATGGGCAATTCCTTTCCGTATCATTTCCTGATGTTGTTCGTCCGTAATCATCGATTGCTCAGAACCTATGGCCTCGAAATTGTATGACGCTATGTTATTATTCATTACAATAGCTTCTAGCTCAAGCGTCTTTTCTTCTGTTCCTTCCACAACATTCTCGACGATGGTCAATTCATTTTTCAGATGATTGATGACGAGGATAAAGCGATACAGAATATAGTAAAACTCAGGAATATCGGCATTGTTTAATTTATTATTAATAGGGTCGACGGCCTCAAAATATCGAATTGCATCGTATGATGTATAACCGAAGAATCCGTTTATATTTGTCTTGTTTTCACCCTGCACATCAAACTGACCTATAAAATCGTGGAATTTATCTGTTAGTTTTTGTCCCTCAGATAACGTTTCCTGTTTGGTTGTATTGTCAGGGTATGTATAGGTTATTTCATTATTGTCTACCTTGAAACGGGCAATAGGACTAATCCCAATGAATGAAAAACTGTTTTCTCCTCCGTGATAGTCGGAGCTTTCGAGTAAAGCCGATTCTGGATATATATCTCTAACTTTTAGGTATATGCCGACGGGAGTTTGTAAATCGGCGAGGAGATTTTTGGTTTTGACTTGTATGTTGTATTTCATTCCTTTATTTTTTGTAGTTTATATACGTTTCCATATCCTTATCGCCACGTCCTGAGAGACAAAGCACAACAACATCTTCTGCTTTAAATTTCATCTTATCCAAAGCTCCTAATGCATGAGCCGATTCTATTGCAGGAATGATTCCTTCCAGTCTTGTCAGTTCAAAGGCTGCCTGCATCGCTTCGTCGTCGGTTACGGCTAATACTTCCGAACGCCCTGTCTGAGCCATATGCGCATGTATAGGGCCGATGCCCGGATAATCGAGTCCGGCGGAAATGGAATAAGGCTCTTCGATCTGTCCGTCTTCCGATTGCATTATCAGCGTTTTACAACCATGTATGATACCTAGCTTTCCTAAATGGATAGTAGCGGCCGACTCACCCGAATCTATACCTTTACCGGCTGCCTCGGAGAGTACGATTTTTACATCGGGTTCATCTATAAAATGGTAGATTGTCCCTGCGGCATTGCTGCCCCCGCCAACGCATGCCATTACATAATCGGGTGCTTCGCGGCCTTCTTTTTCAAGCAATTGCTTGCGGATTTCTTCACTGATAACAGATTGCAAACGTGCAACCATATCGGGATAAGGGTGAGGGCCTATGGTAGAACCTATCACGTAATATGTGTTTGATGGATTGGAACACCAGTCGCGGATAGCTTCATTTGTAGCATCTTTCAGAGTCATGTTGCCACTGGTAACAGGTACTACCTTTGCTCCCAGCATTTCCATTTTCTGCACATTCAGTTTTTGACGTTCTACATCCGTAGCTCCCATATACACAATGCATTCCAGATTCATCAGCGCACATACTGTTGCAGTAGCTACACCATGTTGTCCGGCCCCGGTTTCCGCAATGATACGGGTTTTGCCCATACGTTTCGCGATCAGGATTTGTCCTATTGCATTGTTTATTTTATGTGAACCTGTGTGGTTAAGGTCTTCACGCTTCAGGTATATTTTACAGCCATGTTTTTGGGAGAGTCTTTCTGCAAGGAAAAGAGGAGAGGGGCGACCTGCGTAGTCTCTGAGCAAATCTTCATATTCTTTACGGAAAGAGGGATCATCTATAATCTCCAAATATGAATTCTTTAGTGTTTCCACATTGTCGTAAAGTATTTCGGGGATATAAGCTCCTCCGAAATCTCCATAAAAACCATTTGAGTCAACTGTAAAATTTTTCATTATATATTGTTTTATTTTTCTTGTCATAAAAAAAGCCTATCGTGAGTTACGACAGGCTTTGTATCTTTATAAATTTTCATTTTAATACATACCGGATTAGCTCACGACTTTTTGAGTTGAGAGTGCCACCACCAAT
Protein-coding sequences here:
- a CDS encoding MFS transporter, whose amino-acid sequence is MENKIQTISKGRIRIAIFCLYFCTGLCFSSWASRIPDIKTTLGLGDAAWGTILLMIPIGQICGMTISGLLISKVGSKKILPIALIGYVVALLFIGLSASEYALIISLIVFGFFGNFCNISVNTQAVTLETTYNKPIMASFHGGWSFAGLTGASVGLLMASLKLLPIYHFAIIGLLVFITLIINRPFLQADLKKEKDPTQAADKKKDKPETFLFLLGIVAFCGMAAEGAMSDWSGLYLIDVVGTPNHLAPIGLAAYMITMASGRFLIDKATQKWGRKRVIQTGGILISVGLFTAVAFPHFITTIIAFMIIGFGTAGIVPTIYSIAGQRTKIPTSIALTIVSSVSFLGFLMGPPLIGYIASATNLRYSYALIGLFGICIVVLASTIKILKYDKVEPRKTDIK
- a CDS encoding NAD(P)H-dependent oxidoreductase; its protein translation is MKKVLIINGHPDRESFCFGLHQSYKKGSLAKGNEVEEIILSDMAFNPILMYGYRKRTELEPDLLEAWEKLKWAEHIVWIYPTWWASPPALLKGFIERIFLPGFTFEYQEKSPFPKKLFTGKTSEIISTMDAPVFYYKWIVKDIGGKMIRKDIGAFCGIKNIRTTYLATIKTSTPEQREKWLNKIELIARK
- a CDS encoding chorismate mutase; protein product: MKSQNEALHCSLDEVRMNIDKIDAELVGLIAKRSKFVSQATRFKQSAQDVVASDRVSSVISKVRTLAEESGLNPVVAEKVYRAMINAFINEELAEFNSLYKEIKQSYY
- the trpD gene encoding anthranilate phosphoribosyltransferase; this encodes MKQILNRLFEHQYLNRTEAKEILTNMAAGNYNESQIAAFISVFLMRSISVDEFLGFADALLDLRANVDALAAYNPIDIVGTGGDNKNTFNISTLACFVTAGAGYKVAKHGNYGATSVSGASNVMEQHGVKFTADVSKLEESLDKTNIAYMHAPLFNNALKVVAPVRKALGVRTFFNMLGPVVNPIKPKRTVLGVFNLKMARLYSYMYQQTDVDYSIVHGLDGYDEISLTGDFKIINKFEEKIYTPEQVGFDRCLEMELDGGNTPEDASKIFDNVISNTATKAQANAVIANAATAIQTINPQLSFEDAIAEARESLESGKTKETFLKFLTLNT
- a CDS encoding TrpB-like pyridoxal phosphate-dependent enzyme, producing MMNKKILLSENDIPRSWYNIVADMKNKPLPPLHPGTKKPLEVSDLEPIFATELAKQELNDTDRWIEIPEPIRELYKNYRPTPLVRAYGLEKALDTPAHIYFKNESVSPVGSHKLNSAIAQAYYCKEQGITNITTETGAGQWGAALSYAANHFGLDLAVYMVKISYHQKPYRRSIMQTYGAEVIASPSMSTKAGRKIITENPNYQGSLGTAISEAVELALNTPNCRYTLGSVLNHVSLHQTIIGLEAEKQMEMAGEYPDVVIGCFGGGSNFSGITFPFLRHKLTEGKDIRLVAAEPASCPKLTRGKFEYDFGDEVGYTPLLPMYTLGHNFAPANIHAGGLRYHGAGTIVSQLKKDGYIEAVDVKQLDTFEAAILFAKSEGIIPAPESSHAIYAAIQEALKAKEEGRQKTILFNLSGHGLIDMASYDRYFDGELSNHELSDEEIAKTTDTLEKLV
- a CDS encoding aminodeoxychorismate/anthranilate synthase component II, with protein sequence MKPSNQSLPLGEARRGPILIFDNYDSFTYNLVHLVKELGFTDVDVYRNDKIALEDIAKYDKIILSPGPGIPSEAGLLLPLIKEYAGKKPILGVCLGHQAIGEAFGAKLSNLEDVYHGVATRIEVIRPDYLFNGLDKTLEVGRYHSWIVDNNDLPESIEVTAVDDNGQIMALRHKEYDIHGVQFHPESVLTPTGETIVRNFLNN
- a CDS encoding anthranilate synthase component I family protein, with product MKYNIQVKTKNLLADLQTPVGIYLKVRDIYPESALLESSDYHGGENSFSFIGISPIARFKVDNNEITYTYPDNTTKQETLSEGQKLTDKFHDFIGQFDVQGENKTNINGFFGYTSYDAIRYFEAVDPINNKLNNADIPEFYYILYRFILVINHLKNELTIVENVVEGTEEKTLELEAIVMNNNIASYNFEAIGSEQSMITDEQHQEMIRKGIAHCKRGDVFQIVLSRCFTQKFAGDDFKVYRSLRSINPSPYLFYFDFGSFRIFGSSPETHCKITKGKAYIDPIAGTYFRTGDDEKDRILSENLLKDEKENAEHVMLVDLARNDLSRNCHDVKVDFYKNVQFYSHVIHLVSRVSGIVDNDRNNISVFADTFPAGTLSGAPKVRAMQLIRDIEKQMRGVYGGCIGYIGFNGDLNQAITIRTFLSRNSTLYYQAGGGIVSKSNPETEVMEVKNKLGALAKAVKAAVELKN
- the trpB gene encoding tryptophan synthase subunit beta, which translates into the protein MKNFTVDSNGFYGDFGGAYIPEILYDNVETLKNSYLEIIDDPSFRKEYEDLLRDYAGRPSPLFLAERLSQKHGCKIYLKREDLNHTGSHKINNAIGQILIAKRMGKTRIIAETGAGQHGVATATVCALMNLECIVYMGATDVERQKLNVQKMEMLGAKVVPVTSGNMTLKDATNEAIRDWCSNPSNTYYVIGSTIGPHPYPDMVARLQSVISEEIRKQLLEKEGREAPDYVMACVGGGSNAAGTIYHFIDEPDVKIVLSEAAGKGIDSGESAATIHLGKLGIIHGCKTLIMQSEDGQIEEPYSISAGLDYPGIGPIHAHMAQTGRSEVLAVTDDEAMQAAFELTRLEGIIPAIESAHALGALDKMKFKAEDVVVLCLSGRGDKDMETYINYKK